The sequence CAATGTACCACAGAATTGGATTCTAAAAAAGAAGTTCTAATTCCTAGAATTGATCCATGCCAAATAGCTCTAGTAAACATGCATTGAAGGAATAAGTGATTGACAGATTCCCCTTCTTCATTGCACATGAGACAAACATTGGAAACTGAAATTCCCCTGCTTCTAAGCTTCTCAAACATCGGTAAGCTGTCATGTAGAAGtttccaaataaaatttaagactTTCAAAGGTAGTTTCACTTTCCACAACATTTTCCAGACAGAGCAATGAATACCATTAGGTCCTTGGCCTTGTAAGAAAGGTGATTAGCCTGTTGTAGTAAACAATAAGCCTTATTAACTTTATAGTCACCAGAATTCGAAAATTTCCAAATCAACTTATCCTCCATGTTGGCAATTTTTGAAATAGAGGTCTGCAAGATTTCCTCAGCAATTGGTGTTTGATATAGTGTTTTAATCAAGTCCACCTTCCACAAGCCAGCCTCCTGGTCAATTAGATCAGCCATAGTCCCACCTATTAGGTTGTTATCTCTTAATTTCTGCTGTGAAGTTTGATACCAGTCAGGGTGGGCTAGGGAAATTTGGAAACCCCTACTGACCAACCATCTACCTTGATGCAAAAGAGGGGATTGAGGGACATCAATGTTCTTCCATGACCAAGAATGGTGTGGCTTAGGTCTATACTCTTGCAAGGAGGTTCTAGGAAAATACTTAGCCTTATAGGTTTTTGCTAATAAAGAATTGGGGCTATGTTGAATTCTCCAGAACTACTTAGCCACCATAGCTTGGTTAAGGaacttaaatttttaatacCAAGTCCTCCTCCCTCCTCAGGAAAATTGATTTTTGGAATTAGGGTGAGGTAGGTTTGGTTTAGGGATTTAAGGAGTgtaccaaaatggaaaaaagcatgaacaaaattaaagacATCCTGTCTGACTAAGCTCCAAAGCTCCTGATAAAAGAAGGCTGGAATCCCATCAGGTCCAGGAGCTTTCTAAGGGATAAGTTGATGGATAGCCCACACTATTTCTTCATCAGTCACAGGTCTGTAAAAAAGTTGTTGCTGGTTTTGATCCAATTTAGGTATAGGTAAGGTTTCCAACTCCTGCAAAATGGATTGAACATCTCTAACTTCAGGATCATAATACTGCTCTTGAAAATGGTCAACCAAATGCTGCTTTATCTCCTCTAATTTGTCCAACACATCTCCATTGATACTTTTCAGATGAATTATTCTATTCCTAGCTCTCCTCTGCTTGACCACTGTTTGATAGAACCTAGTGTTTCTATCACCATAAACTGTCCAATTCCTCCTAGCCTTTTGTGCCCACATTATCTCCTCTTGATGCATTAACATTTCAATCTCACCCCTTAGGTTCCTTTCAATCCTGATATCATCAGTGGTGAAAATAGAGTTCTACACCTCTTGcaacttcctttttttctttcaaaaaatgtaataagtattatgactattttttaaatgatttcaGCTTCTCCTAAAGTTTATGTGGAACCAATGTTCATCATTACATAAATATGTTGTTCATAATGTAGGCAAAAACGGATGGACGTCCTGTAGAGCGTGCAGTATTATATCAAATACTACATACTCGTAAAGATGGATCTGCAGTTAATCCTGTagtgaaagaaaaaatggtGAGTAATTTCTCCATTGTAGTTGGGGGTAAACAAAATAGATATTCAAGAAACAATATTATAGTTTTTCCCTACAAAGTTGTCTCAAAGATGAGCTTTGTCCAAATAATTCAAGTCTTAGAAGTCTTGCAAAATATTGTATATAACTTTTGAACCAGCATGTCTTTTTTGACAAAAACCAAGCATAAGATGAAATCCCATGTGGTTGTTTGAACACTTGTGTAACTATTTTGAATCAATGATAATTGTTATTAAtgattcttttaatttttaaattgatatatttcaatttgatgttAGCCAATACGCATTCCTTTTTATTGTGGGGTCATTTGATTGTTGGATTACATAGCAAACTCCATTTCATTGTGGAAATGTTATTCTTACTGAGTTGAGGCCTCTATGTTTAGTTCCTTTGTTATATTACAACATACCCAGTGGATGTATAtgacttcctttttttttttttttttgagaggttCATGTGGTGAGTTGCCTGTAGATTGTCAATTTTCTCTTGAGGGTTATTGATACATATTGGTGCTTTCTTGTCCCatcctatatatatgtatatatatgttgtgTGGTCATTTTAACTATATGAtttctaccttttttttctttgttcaaacCCAAATATCAGGACAAAATGAAGGAATTGTTGGTTGAGCCTTCGAATCAATTGCAGTCATCTAACAAAAGTGGTAGTATTGCATGGTCAACAGATGATGTGTTTGCCAAAGTGATGGGTAAGGAGCGCAAAGATCGTATCCGTAGGGTAGGATTTGATCCAACCCCAAGTGGTCGAAGTAGCAAGAGTGCTCTCACGGACATTGAAATACGCTCAAGTCAAGCAAAGGACAACGAAGTTGCACAACTGAAGGCTTCCATGGCTACTATGGAGGAGAAACTAGCAAGTTTTGACGAAATGAAGGAAAGACTTAGTCAATTAGAAGAAATGGAGCAAAGAATGGCTCGCATACTTCAACAAATGCAACAAATTTCTCCCCAATGCAATCTGGTATATTAACAAAGACTTAAtcaatgtttttctctttgtaagcactttgttgttgttgtgagtGCTTCATTTCTTTTGTGATTGGGATTGCTATtgtgtttatctatttttacttATGTCAATTATTGGTTAAATATATTAACAGTTGGGCTTATAGCTTAAAATTGAATAAGCCATAAAATTTGGGGTTTAAAGTAAATAATCAAAGTAATGGTTTTGTGTAGTGACTCTTTTTCTTAACTAGGGCTCTACTCTATGAATTAATATAAATTCATCCCAATTATCATTAAGTGAATTAGTTATATTAATCAAAAAAGAGTAAGTCATATTAAAAAGAGACATGTCAATTTTAAAATGACTTTTAGAGGTTTAAAACATAAGAGACATGTCTTCATTTAACTTGTTCCCATTTTTTGCCTTGGTAAtattttcttgtcattctattccatttatACGGACTTATTGAGTAATCATACTTTGTATATAGGATGTTCCTTCGGTCTAACATTCTCCAGCTCTCCAAAAATCATCAGCCGCATCCTATCAACCAAGCAGCTTATAAGTTTTATCTTGGTGTTCGAGGACTTTTTTGTATACAAAGAACTATGGAAGAACAACCCcgttttttgcaagtgttgaagGATATTTTCAAACACTTTGGAACTTTGATTATAGTATTAGCTTAATTTGAGCAGTTGTTTTATTCGAAGGACcacatctttttttgttaatcttaTGATGGTGGTTATAAACAACgttatgtatttgataatatatttctatgttaatatTACGTTACTTTTATgacatttgtggtgttgttaattaattacattTGTGGGATTGTGTTAGTAGAGCTAAAACTATTACAAGTTCTTTCTAACAGGTTTGAACAATATATTTGATGCAAACAGTGGTTTTAAAGCCCactggggggaaaaaaaacctaTAGTGGCGGTCAAAAAATGCCGCAATAGGTGcacattttatgtattaaatgaaACCCTATAGTGGCGCTTATCACCCGCTGCTAAAGGTACGCACATATAGCAGCATGTCCACCCGCTGCTAAAGGTACGCACATATAGCGGCATGTCCACCCACTGCTAAAGGTATGCACATATAGTGGTGTTTTCACCCGCCGCTAAAAGTGCAATTAATCCATTTTAATTGATTACCTATAGCAGCGTACATAACCCGCCGCTAAAAGTCAATTGACACGAATTCGAACGTCGTATGGTAGTGGTTTTATGCCCGCCGCAATAAACCAAAACTGTCGCTAAAAGGTGTATCTACAACGGCGCTTTTTGTTACTCCTGCAATAGAGCTATTGCAGCACCGCAAGGCTGGCGGGTAGAACCGCCACAGTAGGCCAAATGGACCTTTAGCAGcggtttttgggcttttgtggtggttttggcccgccgcaataggccagtttttttgtagtgatagcTATTGCCTCAATAACCCAAGGGTCCTTCTACCATACACCAAACTGATCAGTCAACCCGAAAATGGAATTCCACGCCTTCCTATGAGTAGGCTTGGTATGGAAAAAGCTAGTGTTCTTGTCTCCTAGCTTAAGCCAAGTGTTACGAGAACGCTGTTTCCACATGACCTCTTTGGTGTCCAGCCAAGTGTTCAGGTCTGCTCTAGCTACTCGAAGCTCATCACTAGAAGCTATCCCAGAAGTTTCCAATATTTGAAGCTTTTTCTGCAGCTGAGATATCCGACGACCCACATGTCCAAACTCCCTTTTATTCCAAACCGATAGGTCCTCTCTGCAAGCCTGCAAACAATTACTCAATGGGCAACCCGAACTAGCCAGCAATCCTCTCTCCCATGCCTCTGAAACCACCTCTGCACATTTTGAATCCCGATGCCACATGGCCTCAAACCGAAATTGCATAGCTTGATTTCTAAAAGAGGCTGTCACAAGTCCTAACCGAAGGCTAAGAATGCTATGGTTAGAAGCAGAATTTGAGATATGATATAATTTAGCATTAGAGAACTTACCAACCCAACTGGTGGAGGCCAAAGCTCTATCTAACCTTGACCGAATATACCTACCATTAGCAAAAAGCTTATGCCAGGTAAACTGAGGGCCTATGAATCCCAAGTCTCGGAAATAGCATCAGTTCAGCACCATACGAAACTGATTCATTTGTCTTTCCGGTCTATAGTTGCCACCGATAGTCTCATCAGcatataaaatttcattaaaatcacccATGCATATCCAAGGCAGGGTGTTGGTACGACCAAGGCACTCAAGCTTCC comes from Castanea sativa cultivar Marrone di Chiusa Pesio chromosome 3, ASM4071231v1 and encodes:
- the LOC142628572 gene encoding uncharacterized protein LOC142628572, yielding MQFRFEAMWHRDSKCAEVVSEAWERGLLASSGCPLSNCLQACREDLSVWNKREFGHVGRRISQLQKKLQILETSGIASSDELRVARADLNTWLDTKEVMWKQRSRNTWLKLGDKNTSFFHTKPTHRKAWNSIFGLTDQFGVW